The following proteins come from a genomic window of Larimichthys crocea isolate SSNF chromosome XV, L_crocea_2.0, whole genome shotgun sequence:
- the il17rb gene encoding uncharacterized protein il17rb, whose translation MFGVTLIICVSCVVAHAASHEIGLECKKFYGPPPVGTYTPHPPMNLRVELVTMEEGYLMNISWAVKLDASTQFLTGTRILLDRQVYHCEYKPPLSISDLPGLKQKWFHYLVKALSGRNTIQVANLPLPLPGSGNYYEMTTIKVPKKPTRRLTVPTVKTTAVEEITISPVPSRRGPDNVNFPSIAMAIFGGLTSLMILGSCYIIYRLRGANFATSLGFKVVPTSPMVPTPVLVVYPAKNSTFQRAVVALAELLQGHGGCSVAVDMWQQGKIAELGPMRWLAEQAKAAERVLIVCPQETPSDSPLNHNLPEPSIPAAAHDLYPLILNMVVSHAKNSNDLAKFWVVQLGKQHPKRPSNLALGLRACKTFCLMKDLNKLCRNLQSQRQEGKKIFDMIFRPGIEKNAGKLREAVEKLDRHQSSIFKVEPLKSVVTTI comes from the exons ATGTTTGGCGTCACATTGATTATTTGTGTCTCCTGTGTCGTGGCGCACGCAGCGTCACATGAAATT GGATTGGAGTGCAAGAAATTTTacg GCCCGCCTCCTGTGGGCACTTACACTCCGCATCCTCCTATGAACTTGAGGGTGGAGCTGGTGACAATGGAAGAAGGATATCTGATGAACATAAGCTGGGCTGTCAAACTTGATG cTAGTACACAATTCCTGACAGGCACCCGGATCCTTCTTGATAGACAAGTGTATCACTGTGAATACAAACCACCTTTATCCATTTCAGACCTCCCTGGGCTAAAGCAG AAATGGTTCCATTATTTAGTAAAAGCACTATCTGGCAGGAACACGATCCAAGTTGCTAATCTCCCTTTGCCTTTGCCGGGGAGCGGCAACTATTATGAGATGACCACAATCAAAGTACCTAAAAAGC CAACAAGGCGTCTTACAGTTCCTACAG TTAAGACCACTGCTGTTGAAGAAATAACAATCTCCCCAGTGCCGAGTAGAAGAGGTCCTGATAATGTCAACTTCCCCAGCATAGCGATGGCCATTTTTGGAGGACTGACCAGCTTGATGATCCTGGGTTCCTGCTACAtaatct ATAGACTACGTGGAGCCAACTTTGCCACATCATTGGGTTTCAAAGTTGTGCCTACATCTCCCATGGTTCCTACTCCCGTTCTTGTGGTGTACCCTGCGAAGAATTCAACCTTCCAGCGCgctgtggtggctctggcagAGTTATTGCAGGGGCACGGTGGCTGCAGCGTGGCTGTAGATATGTGGCAGCAGGGGAAGATTGCAGAGCTCGGGCCAATGCGCTGGTTGGCCGAACAGGCCAAGGCTGCAGAACGAGTGCTCATCGTCTGCCCACAGGAGACT CCCAGCGACTCTCCTCTCAACCACAACCTCCCAGAACCCTCCATCCCTGCTGCAGCTCATGACCTCTACCCTCTCATCCTCAACATGGTGGTGAGCCATGCAAAGAATTCCAATGACTTGGCTAAATTCTGGGTGGTGCAGCTGGGAAAACAGCATCCCAAAAGGCCAAGTAACCTGGCACTGGGACTGAGGGCCTGCAAGACTTTTTGTTTGATGAAGGACTTGAACAAACTGTGCAGGAACCTTCAATCCCAGAGGCAGGAAGGCAAGAAGATATTCGATATGATCTTTAGACCAGGGATTGAAAAGAATGCAGGGAAATTAAGGGAAGCTGTAGAAAAGCTGGACAGACATCAGTCAAGCATCTTTAAAGTGGAACCATTGAAATCTGTGGTCACCACTATTTGA
- the actr8 gene encoding actin-related protein 8 produces the protein MTKHGSRICSRHNFSSCGERLLVCSRFTNTRRSRLVTSARLLKLNCTMTQAEKEQDNGKEKEKERDKEKEKEQQRGVKRPIAPPTIPDPLQEQIQSNFVIVIHPGSRTLRIGRATDTLPLTIPHVIARRHKQSGQPRHEDAWLLREGLNKPESNEQRQNGLKMVDQAIWSKKMSNGVRRTPVSAEQARAYNCQIRPAVLDSSFRVKWTNTAHHPPHLVGEEALYVNPSDCYNIHWPVVRGQLNVHAGPGGSLTAVLADLETIWSHVIQKQLDIPLKDLKYYRCILLVPDIYNRQHVKEVVNMLLLNMGFSAIIVHQESVCATFGSGLSSACVVDVGDQKTSLCCVEDGVSHRNSRLCLAYGGSDVTRTFFWLLQRAGFPYRDCQLSSRLDCQLLQHLKETFCHLNQDISGLQDHEFQTRFPEAPALLYQVRLGDEKLEAPMGLFYPTTFGIVGQKMTSLQYRSQGDSEDPHDEQYLLATQSKQDQSSKSAADRKAISRPGGGLDGEMSGQGGVGELSDLPRGCGSSGSGGGIKGELELGPVQGECLMGAGEMEEPLSAHLSRKTAIMSQFESKALGLDKAILYSIDCCASDETKRKMYSSILVVGGGLMFHGAQEFLLHRIINKMPPSFRRLVDNVEVITRPKDMDPQLISWKGGAVLACLDTTQEMWIHQREWQRFGVRMLRERAAFVW, from the exons ATGACCAAACACGGAAGTAGAATCTGCAGCCGCCACAACTTTTCATCGTGTGGAGAAAGGCTGCTGGTTTGTAGTCGCTTTACAAACACGAGAAGATCGCGACTCGTTACTTCTGCGCGTTTACTAAAATTGAATTGCACCATGACTCAGGCTGAGAAAGAGCAGGACAAcgggaaggagaaagaaaaggagcgagacaaggagaaagagaaggagcaaCAGCGCGGGGTGAAGAGACCCATCGCTCCTCCGACCATCCCAGACCCGCTGCAGGAG caaatCCAGAGCAATTTTGTAATTGTCATCCACCCCGGTTCAAGGACACTCCGCATTGGCCGAGCGACAGACACTCTTCCTCTGACAATCCCACATGTGATAGCACGCAGACACAAGCAAAGTGGACAGCCCAGACATGAAGATGCCTGGCTGTTGAGAGAAGGCTTAAAT AAACCAGAGAGTAATGAGCAGAGGCAGAATGGGCTTAAAATGGTCGACCAGGCCATCTGGTCCAAGAAGATGTCCAACGGAGTGCGGAGGACCCCCGTGTCAGCTGAACAG gccAGAGCTTATAACTGTCAGATCCGTCCGGCAGTACTAGACAGCAGCTTCAGGGTGAAGTGGACGAACACAGCCCATCACCCTCCTCATCTGGTGGGAGAGGAG GCTCTTTATGTGAATCCTTCCGACTGTTACAACATTCACTGGCCTGTGGTAAGAGGTCAGCTCAATGTGCATGCGGGTCCCGGAGGCTCACTGACTGCAGTCCTGGCTGATCTGGAGACGATCTGGAGTCATGTTATTCAAAAACAGCTGGATATCCCTCTCAAAGACTTAAAG TACTACAGATGCATCCTATTGGTCCCTGACATCTACAACAGGCAACACGTCAAAGAAGTTGTCAACATGCTGCTGCTTAATATGGGCTTCTCAG CGATCATTGTGCACCAGGAGTCGGTGTGTGCTACATTTGGCAGCGGGTTGAGCAGTGCTTGTGTCGTGGATGTTGGAGACCAAAAGACCAGTCTTTGCTGTGTAGAGGACGGAGTGTCCCACCGAAACTCCAG GCTGTGTTTGGCATACGGTGGCTCTGATGTGACCCGCACTTTCTTCTGGCTCCTGCAGAGGGCAGGCTTTCCCTACAGAGACTGTCAGCTGTCAAGCAGACTGGActgtcagctgctgcagcatctgAAAGAGACCTTCTGCCATTTAAATCAA GACATATCAGGACTACAAGATCATGAATTCCAGACACGTTTCCCAGAAGCCCCAGCTCTTCTCTACCAGGTTCGACTAGGGGATGAGAAATTAGag GCACCCATGGGTCTTTTCTACCCGACCACATTTGGCATCGTAGGTCAGAAGATGACATCACTTCAGTACCGTTCTCAAGGCGACTCAGAGGATCCTCATGATGAACAATACCTGCTGGCCACACAGAGCAAACAGGACCAG TCCTCCAAATCAGCTGCAGACCGGAAGGCTATTTCCAGACCCGGTGGAGGTCTGGATGGTGAGATGAGTGGTCAGGGAGGCGTCGGGGAGCTTTCTGACCTGCCCAGGGGCTGTGGGAGTAGTGGCAGTGGAGGAGGCATCAAGGGGGAGTTGGAGCTTGGACCTGTCCAGGGGGAGTGCCTGATGGGagcaggagagatggaggaaccCCTGTCTGCTCACCTCTCCAGGAAGACTGCTATTATGAGCCAGTTTGAGAGCAAAGCACTGGGCCTAGATAAGGCCATCCTGTATAGCATCGACTGCTGTG CATCAGACGAAACCAAACGCAAGATGTACAGCTCCATCCTGGTAGTGGGTGGAGGGCTCATGTTTCACGGTGCTCAGGAGTTTCTGCTTCACCGCATCATCAACAAAATGCCACCCTCATTCAGAAGACTAGTAGACAATGTGGAAGTTATCACAAGGCCAAAG GACATGGACCCTCAGCTAATATCGTGGAAGGGGGGAGCAGTGCTGGCCTGTCTGGACACCACCCAGGAGATGTGGATCCACCAGAGGGAGTGGCAGCGCTTTGGTGTCCGTATGCTACGTGAGAGAGCTGCCTTTGTCTGGTGA
- the selenok gene encoding selenoprotein K, giving the protein MVYVSNGQVLDSRTQSPWRLSFLVDLFWGAVEFIGLFFKTIIHPDMTKSGNCASSGFTDGRGPPGPPGGRRRIGRINHGGGPNAPPMGGGG; this is encoded by the exons ATGGTGTACGTGTCTAACG gtcaGGTCCTGGACAGCAGGACCCAGTCACCATGGCGACTGTCCTTTCTGGTCGACCTCTTCTGGGGAGCAGTGGAGTTTATCGGCCTGTT TTTTAAGACAATCATTCACCCGGACATGACAAAGAGTGGAAACTGTGCTTCATCAGGCTTTACTGATGGCAGAGG TCCTCCTGGTCCCCCTGGTGGCAGAAGACGAATTGGAAGAATAAACCATGGTGGAGGTCCCAATGCTCCACCAatgggtggaggaggatga